A genomic segment from Malus domestica chromosome 05, GDT2T_hap1 encodes:
- the LOC139187736 gene encoding TMV resistance protein N-like isoform X1: MEKENKEENRRKRNRSEDDDDTDCEGSKARRKDVMDIASSSSSAADNPPRREKYDVFISFRGEDTRLGITSHLHAALLQKKIETYIDDKLQSGEEIGPALLEAIEKSTISVIIFSQNYASSTWCLDELVHILKCNNKEGRMVIPVFYDIDPSDVRKQHGSYADAFAELEKRFANSIDKVHKWRDALTTAANLSGFDYSNKSGTEANLIQRVVDHIWAKMCRESSCDLKGFVGIESRIEQIELLLGIHLPDACFTVGIWGMGGIGKTTLAEAVFRRHSSKFEASCFLKNVRENSEQAGGLDHLEKTLFKEILKEEVSLPVGSTFQERLSRTKVLIVLDDVSDSLQMDRLAGDHLRYGSGSRIIITSRDRGKLGLTGEEAKIYKVEVLKSNDALQLFCLRAFKNNGACRTDFKELAKEVVAYAGYVPLALTVLGSLFFNCKSKEEWEDEFNKLKRFPCEDILKVLRISYDKLGDNEKDIFLDIACFHKGKSLVEVKRMLDVRGFFAPSGIRILIEMSLISFDSNWGMETIEMHDLLQEMGRKIVQEQGIKDPGKQSRLFNDEDVYRVLRSNKETPNVEAIQVNWYNLQERPLKHADFKKLSNLIMLIVNGGFKLTASLDLPDSLRYLEWWYYPVESLLLNFCLENLVELHMPYSRVKKLWKEEQILVNLQVIDLGDCSNLTEVPNLSGSLKIVKINLWACGSLVEIPSYFQHLDKLTHLNLRNCKSLKYLPEMPGSLQYLNLEYSGIKELPESVWSNKNISYLNLRACKDLQNNPSSRCKLKNLVELGLDYCFKFENFPEILEPMEHLKSLSLIQTAITELPSSICKLKYLESLDLTRCYRFSKFPEILKPMEHLVSLCLEETAVEMLPSSIGNLNGLQDLNLSLCYQLKDVPTSIYSLTNLKRLNFPYCRRLEKLPSSSVGFLSLEKLDLSYSRILEIPASIKQASRLSILYLFNCERLQSIPELPVLCNVRAEGCRSLKIVSSSRTALRKGWDKPNYRYRVFINCPKLDNNSRSNIMDEAQITIMRMETVAPFKDYVLPYNPWPQINIACPGKEIPNWFSYQNEGSSVDIELSPYWFRTGLFGFALSVVLSGFIWYPRRRVRANFIVKFMGESHELFSSKYIIPDSYDGQHHVHVWNEAFRSEEVGKNCSPDIYKLAKEASVVFCLVDREGRTASASSVKVESCGICPLYAEDAEKFKIGHVFMSRGPKVEEETRQDDSKGGGSGDEPQVSGSSHESEANESDDHGSEVGGTEDDSSDDHGSEVGATEDDSSDDHGSEFSGTEDDWDF; the protein is encoded by the exons atggaaaaagaaaacaaggaaGAGAACAGGAGAAAGAG GAATCGATCAGAAGACGATGATGATACCGATTGTGAGGGGAGCAAAGCAAGGAGAAAAG ATGTTATGGACattgcttcttcttcatcatccgCTGCTGATAACCCCCCACGTCGAGAAAAGTATGATGTGTTTATCAGTTTCAGAGGCGAGGACACCCGCCTTGGTATTACCAGCCATCTACATGCTGCCTTACTTCAGAAGAAAATTGAAACCTACATCGATGACAAACTTCAGAGTGGAGAAGAAATCGGACCTGCCCTTCTAGAAGCAATCGAGAAATCCACCATTTCGGTGATCATTTTCTCACAAAACTATGCTTCTTCCACATGGTGTTTGGATGAGCTTGTGCATATACTAAAATGCAACAACAAAGAAGGCCGGATGGTTATACCCGTATTCTACGACATCGATCCATCTGATGTACGAAAACAGCACGGGAGTTATGCAGATGCATTTGCTGAACTTGAAAAACGATTCGCTAACAGTATAGACAAGGTGCACAAGTGGAGGGATGCTTTGACGACTGCAGCCAATCTATCTGGGTTTGATTATTCAAACAAATCCGG GACGGAGGCAAATCTAATTCAGAGAGTTGTCGatcatatttgggccaaaatgtgTCGCGAATCATCCTGCGATTTAAAGGGTTTTGTTGGAATTGAAAGCCGCATCGAGCAGATTGAATTGCTGTTAGGCATTCATTTACCGGACGCTTGCTTCACTGTAGGTATTTGGGGCATGGGTGGTATTGGCAAGACCACCCTTGCCGAGGCTGTATTTCGCAGACACTCTTCTAAATTCGAAGCTTCTTGTTTTCTTAAGAATGTTAGGGAGAACTCAGAACAAGCAGGTGGACTAGATCACTTGGAAAAAACACTTTTTAAGGAGATATTAAAGGAAGAAGTTTCTTTGCCCGTAGGGTCAACTTTTCAAGAAAGGCTCAGTCGTACAAAGGTCCTCATTGTTCTAGATGACGTGAGTGATTCATTGCAAATGGATCGTTTAGCTGGCGATCATCTCCGGTATGGCAGTGGAAGTAGAATCATTATCACAAGTAGAGATAGGGGCAAACTTGGGCTAACTGGTGAAGAGGCTAAGATCTACAAGGTCGAGGTATTAAAATCGAATGACGCTCTTCAGCTCTTCTGTTTACGTGCTTTCAAGAATAATGGTGCTTGTAGAACAGATTTTAAGGAGTTGGCAAAAGAGGTGGTTGCTTATGCTGGATACGTTCCTTTAGCTCTTACAGTTCTGGGGTCGTTGTTCTTCAATTGCAAGAGCAAAGAAGAATGGGAAGATGAATTCAACAAATTGAAACGATTTCCCTGTGAAGATATCCTGAAAGTGTTGAGAATAAGTTATGATAAATTGGGAGACAATGAAAAGGATATTTTTCTGGATATAGCATGTTTTCATAAAGGGAAGTCTCTGGTTGAGGTAAAACGAATGTTAGATGTTCGTGGATTCTTTGCGCCATCTGGAATTAGAATTCTCATTGAGATGTCTCTCATATCATTTGATTCAAATTGGGGAATGGAAACCATAGAGATGCACGATTTGCTACAAGAAATgggaaggaaaattgttcaagaaCAAGGTATTAAAGATCCCGGTAAACAGAGTAGGTTGTTCAATGATGAGGATGTCTATCGTGTATTGAGGAGTAACAAG GAAACTCCAAATGTTGAAGCCATACAAGTTAATTGGTATAATCTTCAAGAGCGACCATTGAAACATGCAGACTTCAAAAAGTTGTCTAACCTAATAATGCTAATTGTGAATGGTGGCTTCAAATTGACCGCTTCTCTAGACCTTCCCGATTCTCTTCGTTATCTTGAGTGGTGGTATTATCCAGTGGAATCTTTGCTgttgaatttttgtttggaaaatctAGTTGAGCTTCATATGCCTTATAGCAGAGTTAAGAAGCTTTGGAAAGAAGAGCag ATACTTGTCAACTTACAAGTGATTGATTTGGGGGACTGTTCAAATCTAACTGAAGTTCCAAATCTCTCTGGGAGTCTAAAAATTGTGAAGATAAATCTCTGGGCCTGTGGAAGTTTGGTTGAAATTCCTTCGTATTTTCAACATCTTGACAAGCTTACTCATCTTAATCTTAGAAACTGCAAGAGTCTCAAGTATCTTCCAGAGATGCCAGGAAGTCTTCAATACTTAAATTTAGAATACAGTGGTATAAAGGAGTTGCCTGAATCAGTTTGGTCTAACAAAAATATTTCTTACTTGAATTTAAGGGCATGCAAAGACCTTCAGAATAATCCAAGCAGCAGGTGTAAGTTGAAAAATCTCGTGGAACTTGGTCTTGATTATTGctttaaatttgaaaacttcCCAGAGATTTTGGAGCCAATGGAACATTTGAAGTCCTTAAGTTTAATTCAAACAGCAATTACAGAGCTACCCTCATCAATCTGTAAGTTGAAATATCTTGAGAGTCTTGATCTCACCAGGTGCTATAGATTTTCCAAATTCCCTGAAATCTTGAAGCCAATGGAACATTTGGTGTCTCTTTGTTTGGAAGAGACAGCTGTCGAAATGCTTCCTTCGTCTATTGGAAATCTAAATGGGCTTCAAGATTTAAACCTTAGTCTCTGCTATCAACTTAAGGATGTCCCAACAAGTATCTACAGTTTAACCAATCTTAAACGTCTCAACTTTCCATACTGTaggagacttgaaaaattgcCTTCCAGCTCTGTCGGTTTTCTCTCTTTAGAAAAACTAGATCTCAGCTACAGCCGTATATTGGAAATACCAGCAAGCATCAAACAAGCTTCTCGGTTGTCTATACTCTACTTATTCAACTGCGAGCGGCTTCAATCTATACCAGAGCTCCCAGTGCTATGTAATGTTAGAGCTGAAGGCTGCAGGTCGCTGAAGATAGTGTCAAGTTCAAGGACAGCACTCAGAAAAGGTTGGGATAAACCTAATTATCGTTACAGAGTTTTTATTAATTGCCCAAAATTGGATAATAATTCAAGGAGCAACATAATGGATGAAGCACAGATTACAATTATGCGAATGGAAACTGTTGCGCCATTTAAGGACTATGTGTTGCCTTATAATCCCTGGCCTCAGATTAACATTGCATGTCCAGGAAAAGAAATTCCAAATTGGTTCAGCTATCAAAATGAGGGATCTTCAGTAGACATCGAGCTTTCTCCATATTGGTTTCGAACAGGTTTATTTGGTTTCGCTCTCTCTGTTGTTCTTTCTGGGTTTATTTGGTATCCCCGCCGGAGGGTAAGAGCTAATTTCATTGTCAAATTCATGGGTGAAAGCCATGAACTGTTCAGTTCTAAGTACATTATCCCAGACTCCTATGACGGCCAACATCACGTGCATGTGTGGAATGAGGCCTTTAGAAGTGAGGAGGTAGGAAAAAACTGCTCCCCTGATATTTACAAACTTGCCAAAGAGGCCTCTGTTGTCTTCTGCCTGGTGGATCGTGAAGGACGAACTGCTTCTGCTTCCTCTGTGAAGGTGGAAAGCTGTGGTATATGCCCATTGTATGCCGAAGATGCTGAGAAATTCAAAATTGGTCATGTGTTCATGTCGAGGGGACCAAaagtagaagaagaaacaaGACAAGATGATTCCAAAGGTGGTGGATCAGGAGATGAGCCTCAAGTTAGTGGATCAAGTCATGAGTCTGAAGCAAATGAAAGTGATGATCATGGGTCTGAAGTCGGTGGAACCGAAGATGATTCAAGTGATGATCATGGGTCTGAAGTTGGTGCAACCGAAGATGATTCAAGTGACGATCATGGGTCTGAATTCAGTGGAACTGAAGATGATTGGGACTTTTAA
- the LOC139187736 gene encoding disease resistance protein RUN1-like isoform X2: protein MEKASNVMDIASSSSSAADNPPRREKYDVFISFRGEDTRLGITSHLHAALLQKKIETYIDDKLQSGEEIGPALLEAIEKSTISVIIFSQNYASSTWCLDELVHILKCNNKEGRMVIPVFYDIDPSDVRKQHGSYADAFAELEKRFANSIDKVHKWRDALTTAANLSGFDYSNKSGTEANLIQRVVDHIWAKMCRESSCDLKGFVGIESRIEQIELLLGIHLPDACFTVGIWGMGGIGKTTLAEAVFRRHSSKFEASCFLKNVRENSEQAGGLDHLEKTLFKEILKEEVSLPVGSTFQERLSRTKVLIVLDDVSDSLQMDRLAGDHLRYGSGSRIIITSRDRGKLGLTGEEAKIYKVEVLKSNDALQLFCLRAFKNNGACRTDFKELAKEVVAYAGYVPLALTVLGSLFFNCKSKEEWEDEFNKLKRFPCEDILKVLRISYDKLGDNEKDIFLDIACFHKGKSLVEVKRMLDVRGFFAPSGIRILIEMSLISFDSNWGMETIEMHDLLQEMGRKIVQEQGIKDPGKQSRLFNDEDVYRVLRSNKETPNVEAIQVNWYNLQERPLKHADFKKLSNLIMLIVNGGFKLTASLDLPDSLRYLEWWYYPVESLLLNFCLENLVELHMPYSRVKKLWKEEQILVNLQVIDLGDCSNLTEVPNLSGSLKIVKINLWACGSLVEIPSYFQHLDKLTHLNLRNCKSLKYLPEMPGSLQYLNLEYSGIKELPESVWSNKNISYLNLRACKDLQNNPSSRCKLKNLVELGLDYCFKFENFPEILEPMEHLKSLSLIQTAITELPSSICKLKYLESLDLTRCYRFSKFPEILKPMEHLVSLCLEETAVEMLPSSIGNLNGLQDLNLSLCYQLKDVPTSIYSLTNLKRLNFPYCRRLEKLPSSSVGFLSLEKLDLSYSRILEIPASIKQASRLSILYLFNCERLQSIPELPVLCNVRAEGCRSLKIVSSSRTALRKGWDKPNYRYRVFINCPKLDNNSRSNIMDEAQITIMRMETVAPFKDYVLPYNPWPQINIACPGKEIPNWFSYQNEGSSVDIELSPYWFRTGLFGFALSVVLSGFIWYPRRRVRANFIVKFMGESHELFSSKYIIPDSYDGQHHVHVWNEAFRSEEVGKNCSPDIYKLAKEASVVFCLVDREGRTASASSVKVESCGICPLYAEDAEKFKIGHVFMSRGPKVEEETRQDDSKGGGSGDEPQVSGSSHESEANESDDHGSEVGGTEDDSSDDHGSEVGATEDDSSDDHGSEFSGTEDDWDF from the exons ATGTTATGGACattgcttcttcttcatcatccgCTGCTGATAACCCCCCACGTCGAGAAAAGTATGATGTGTTTATCAGTTTCAGAGGCGAGGACACCCGCCTTGGTATTACCAGCCATCTACATGCTGCCTTACTTCAGAAGAAAATTGAAACCTACATCGATGACAAACTTCAGAGTGGAGAAGAAATCGGACCTGCCCTTCTAGAAGCAATCGAGAAATCCACCATTTCGGTGATCATTTTCTCACAAAACTATGCTTCTTCCACATGGTGTTTGGATGAGCTTGTGCATATACTAAAATGCAACAACAAAGAAGGCCGGATGGTTATACCCGTATTCTACGACATCGATCCATCTGATGTACGAAAACAGCACGGGAGTTATGCAGATGCATTTGCTGAACTTGAAAAACGATTCGCTAACAGTATAGACAAGGTGCACAAGTGGAGGGATGCTTTGACGACTGCAGCCAATCTATCTGGGTTTGATTATTCAAACAAATCCGG GACGGAGGCAAATCTAATTCAGAGAGTTGTCGatcatatttgggccaaaatgtgTCGCGAATCATCCTGCGATTTAAAGGGTTTTGTTGGAATTGAAAGCCGCATCGAGCAGATTGAATTGCTGTTAGGCATTCATTTACCGGACGCTTGCTTCACTGTAGGTATTTGGGGCATGGGTGGTATTGGCAAGACCACCCTTGCCGAGGCTGTATTTCGCAGACACTCTTCTAAATTCGAAGCTTCTTGTTTTCTTAAGAATGTTAGGGAGAACTCAGAACAAGCAGGTGGACTAGATCACTTGGAAAAAACACTTTTTAAGGAGATATTAAAGGAAGAAGTTTCTTTGCCCGTAGGGTCAACTTTTCAAGAAAGGCTCAGTCGTACAAAGGTCCTCATTGTTCTAGATGACGTGAGTGATTCATTGCAAATGGATCGTTTAGCTGGCGATCATCTCCGGTATGGCAGTGGAAGTAGAATCATTATCACAAGTAGAGATAGGGGCAAACTTGGGCTAACTGGTGAAGAGGCTAAGATCTACAAGGTCGAGGTATTAAAATCGAATGACGCTCTTCAGCTCTTCTGTTTACGTGCTTTCAAGAATAATGGTGCTTGTAGAACAGATTTTAAGGAGTTGGCAAAAGAGGTGGTTGCTTATGCTGGATACGTTCCTTTAGCTCTTACAGTTCTGGGGTCGTTGTTCTTCAATTGCAAGAGCAAAGAAGAATGGGAAGATGAATTCAACAAATTGAAACGATTTCCCTGTGAAGATATCCTGAAAGTGTTGAGAATAAGTTATGATAAATTGGGAGACAATGAAAAGGATATTTTTCTGGATATAGCATGTTTTCATAAAGGGAAGTCTCTGGTTGAGGTAAAACGAATGTTAGATGTTCGTGGATTCTTTGCGCCATCTGGAATTAGAATTCTCATTGAGATGTCTCTCATATCATTTGATTCAAATTGGGGAATGGAAACCATAGAGATGCACGATTTGCTACAAGAAATgggaaggaaaattgttcaagaaCAAGGTATTAAAGATCCCGGTAAACAGAGTAGGTTGTTCAATGATGAGGATGTCTATCGTGTATTGAGGAGTAACAAG GAAACTCCAAATGTTGAAGCCATACAAGTTAATTGGTATAATCTTCAAGAGCGACCATTGAAACATGCAGACTTCAAAAAGTTGTCTAACCTAATAATGCTAATTGTGAATGGTGGCTTCAAATTGACCGCTTCTCTAGACCTTCCCGATTCTCTTCGTTATCTTGAGTGGTGGTATTATCCAGTGGAATCTTTGCTgttgaatttttgtttggaaaatctAGTTGAGCTTCATATGCCTTATAGCAGAGTTAAGAAGCTTTGGAAAGAAGAGCag ATACTTGTCAACTTACAAGTGATTGATTTGGGGGACTGTTCAAATCTAACTGAAGTTCCAAATCTCTCTGGGAGTCTAAAAATTGTGAAGATAAATCTCTGGGCCTGTGGAAGTTTGGTTGAAATTCCTTCGTATTTTCAACATCTTGACAAGCTTACTCATCTTAATCTTAGAAACTGCAAGAGTCTCAAGTATCTTCCAGAGATGCCAGGAAGTCTTCAATACTTAAATTTAGAATACAGTGGTATAAAGGAGTTGCCTGAATCAGTTTGGTCTAACAAAAATATTTCTTACTTGAATTTAAGGGCATGCAAAGACCTTCAGAATAATCCAAGCAGCAGGTGTAAGTTGAAAAATCTCGTGGAACTTGGTCTTGATTATTGctttaaatttgaaaacttcCCAGAGATTTTGGAGCCAATGGAACATTTGAAGTCCTTAAGTTTAATTCAAACAGCAATTACAGAGCTACCCTCATCAATCTGTAAGTTGAAATATCTTGAGAGTCTTGATCTCACCAGGTGCTATAGATTTTCCAAATTCCCTGAAATCTTGAAGCCAATGGAACATTTGGTGTCTCTTTGTTTGGAAGAGACAGCTGTCGAAATGCTTCCTTCGTCTATTGGAAATCTAAATGGGCTTCAAGATTTAAACCTTAGTCTCTGCTATCAACTTAAGGATGTCCCAACAAGTATCTACAGTTTAACCAATCTTAAACGTCTCAACTTTCCATACTGTaggagacttgaaaaattgcCTTCCAGCTCTGTCGGTTTTCTCTCTTTAGAAAAACTAGATCTCAGCTACAGCCGTATATTGGAAATACCAGCAAGCATCAAACAAGCTTCTCGGTTGTCTATACTCTACTTATTCAACTGCGAGCGGCTTCAATCTATACCAGAGCTCCCAGTGCTATGTAATGTTAGAGCTGAAGGCTGCAGGTCGCTGAAGATAGTGTCAAGTTCAAGGACAGCACTCAGAAAAGGTTGGGATAAACCTAATTATCGTTACAGAGTTTTTATTAATTGCCCAAAATTGGATAATAATTCAAGGAGCAACATAATGGATGAAGCACAGATTACAATTATGCGAATGGAAACTGTTGCGCCATTTAAGGACTATGTGTTGCCTTATAATCCCTGGCCTCAGATTAACATTGCATGTCCAGGAAAAGAAATTCCAAATTGGTTCAGCTATCAAAATGAGGGATCTTCAGTAGACATCGAGCTTTCTCCATATTGGTTTCGAACAGGTTTATTTGGTTTCGCTCTCTCTGTTGTTCTTTCTGGGTTTATTTGGTATCCCCGCCGGAGGGTAAGAGCTAATTTCATTGTCAAATTCATGGGTGAAAGCCATGAACTGTTCAGTTCTAAGTACATTATCCCAGACTCCTATGACGGCCAACATCACGTGCATGTGTGGAATGAGGCCTTTAGAAGTGAGGAGGTAGGAAAAAACTGCTCCCCTGATATTTACAAACTTGCCAAAGAGGCCTCTGTTGTCTTCTGCCTGGTGGATCGTGAAGGACGAACTGCTTCTGCTTCCTCTGTGAAGGTGGAAAGCTGTGGTATATGCCCATTGTATGCCGAAGATGCTGAGAAATTCAAAATTGGTCATGTGTTCATGTCGAGGGGACCAAaagtagaagaagaaacaaGACAAGATGATTCCAAAGGTGGTGGATCAGGAGATGAGCCTCAAGTTAGTGGATCAAGTCATGAGTCTGAAGCAAATGAAAGTGATGATCATGGGTCTGAAGTCGGTGGAACCGAAGATGATTCAAGTGATGATCATGGGTCTGAAGTTGGTGCAACCGAAGATGATTCAAGTGACGATCATGGGTCTGAATTCAGTGGAACTGAAGATGATTGGGACTTTTAA